The following proteins are co-located in the Lacticaseibacillus paracasei subsp. paracasei genome:
- a CDS encoding MarR family winged helix-turn-helix transcriptional regulator — MTKTSEDLLKAFGGLIQKRPFMGAVASSLRFGDRQRQPNQLRLLRLLDNKGELTNSDLVEALDIRPSSVSALVQKLEDLGLISRRESETDKRVQLIALTDDGKKFIETTGKLKTDLPDQIFSGLSEEEQAQLLTLIEKLSADLATRDDLSWPEGKQFDDMREWAARFHHGHHEHGPRRGYPGGFGGGPRGFDHRF; from the coding sequence ATGACAAAAACATCAGAAGATTTATTGAAGGCCTTTGGCGGCTTAATTCAAAAGCGTCCATTCATGGGTGCCGTGGCTAGCAGCTTGCGTTTTGGTGATCGACAGCGCCAGCCAAATCAATTAAGACTCTTGCGGCTGCTTGATAATAAAGGCGAACTGACGAATTCAGATTTGGTTGAAGCGTTGGACATTCGGCCAAGTTCGGTTTCCGCTTTAGTTCAGAAACTAGAGGATTTAGGGTTGATCAGCCGCCGCGAGTCCGAAACCGATAAGCGCGTTCAGCTAATTGCGCTCACTGATGACGGTAAAAAATTTATTGAAACGACGGGTAAACTGAAGACGGATTTACCTGATCAAATTTTCAGTGGTTTGTCCGAAGAAGAGCAGGCGCAATTACTGACGTTGATTGAAAAATTGTCTGCCGATTTGGCAACTAGGGATGACCTTAGCTGGCCAGAAGGCAAACAGTTCGATGACATGCGCGAATGGGCCGCACGGTTCCATCACGGTCATCATGAGCATGGCCCACGTCGCGGCTACCCAGGTGGCTTCGGCGGCGGCCCACGAGGCTTTGACCATCGATTCTAA
- a CDS encoding 2,3-diphosphoglycerate-dependent phosphoglycerate mutase produces the protein MAKLVLIRHGQSEWNLSNQFTGWVDVDLSEKGVEEAKHAGQLVKQAGLEFDQAYTSVLTRAIKTLHYVLEESDQLWIPEMKTWRLNERHYGALQGLNKKETADKYGADQVHIWRRSYDVLPPLLKATDEGSAAKDRRYADLDPRIIPGGENLKVTLERVIPFWEDHIAPDLLAGKNVIIAAHGNSLRALTKYIENISDADIMNLEMATGEPVVYDFDEKLNVNSKNKLD, from the coding sequence ATGGCGAAATTAGTATTGATCCGTCACGGGCAAAGTGAATGGAATTTGTCCAACCAATTTACCGGCTGGGTGGATGTTGATCTGAGTGAAAAGGGTGTCGAAGAAGCAAAGCATGCTGGCCAATTGGTTAAGCAAGCTGGTCTTGAATTCGATCAGGCTTACACCTCAGTTTTGACCCGCGCGATCAAGACCCTGCATTACGTCTTGGAAGAATCCGATCAACTTTGGATTCCAGAAATGAAGACATGGCGCCTGAACGAACGTCACTATGGCGCTTTGCAAGGCTTGAACAAGAAGGAAACCGCTGATAAATACGGTGCCGATCAAGTTCACATCTGGCGTCGTTCGTATGACGTTTTGCCACCATTGTTGAAAGCAACTGACGAAGGTTCAGCTGCTAAGGATCGTCGTTACGCTGATCTTGACCCACGGATCATTCCTGGCGGCGAAAACCTGAAAGTGACCCTCGAACGGGTTATCCCATTCTGGGAAGATCATATTGCACCAGATCTGTTGGCTGGCAAGAATGTTATCATCGCTGCCCACGGTAACTCACTGCGCGCCTTGACCAAGTACATCGAAAACATTTCCGATGCAGACATCATGAACTTGGAAATGGCGACTGGCGAACCTGTTGTTTATGACTTCGACGAAAAGTTGAACGTCAACAGCAAGAATAAGCTGGACTAA
- a CDS encoding beta-ketoacyl-ACP synthase III, whose protein sequence is MEILASAYSVPATRIENDQLRQYMDTSDDWIKERTGIKARHVVTNQKNFDLAYDVAQQLLAKAQVAADQLDFIIVATMSPDYATPAEANRLQAALQADHAFAFNINVACAGFEYALHVADRLMTSPTVHQGIVIGSEVLSRLVDWHDRRTAVLFADGAGGVLINDQGFPVQAVDLKSFGDTEMALVAGEQTNHSPFAEAPSAKPSPFFKMNGRAVYQFAISEVPRSINRALTQAAVAVDDVDWYLLHQANARIVQSVTKKLKADPAKFPINIDEHGNTSAASVPILLAQLAEDGRLQRGQRLVLSGFGGGLSVGSLIVTY, encoded by the coding sequence TTGGAGATTCTGGCCAGTGCCTATTCGGTACCTGCCACGCGGATTGAGAATGATCAATTGCGCCAGTACATGGATACGTCCGATGATTGGATCAAGGAACGCACCGGGATTAAAGCGCGCCATGTCGTCACCAATCAAAAAAATTTTGATTTAGCTTACGATGTTGCTCAGCAGTTATTGGCCAAAGCGCAGGTCGCGGCTGACCAACTTGATTTTATTATTGTGGCAACCATGAGTCCGGATTATGCGACGCCAGCTGAGGCGAATCGTTTGCAGGCGGCCTTGCAGGCAGACCATGCCTTTGCTTTTAACATCAATGTTGCCTGTGCCGGCTTTGAATATGCATTACATGTTGCGGATCGCCTGATGACGAGTCCAACGGTTCATCAAGGAATTGTGATCGGCAGCGAGGTACTTTCTCGGCTTGTCGATTGGCATGATCGGCGAACGGCCGTATTGTTTGCTGATGGTGCTGGCGGGGTTTTGATCAATGATCAAGGTTTCCCGGTTCAGGCCGTGGATCTTAAAAGTTTCGGCGATACTGAGATGGCTTTGGTTGCTGGTGAACAGACGAATCACAGTCCGTTTGCCGAAGCACCTTCAGCTAAGCCGTCCCCATTTTTCAAAATGAATGGGCGAGCGGTTTATCAATTCGCCATTTCCGAAGTGCCACGCTCAATCAATCGGGCACTGACACAGGCAGCCGTTGCGGTTGATGACGTTGATTGGTATCTCTTACACCAAGCCAATGCCAGAATTGTGCAATCAGTCACCAAAAAGCTGAAAGCAGATCCTGCCAAGTTCCCAATCAATATTGATGAGCATGGCAACACCAGTGCAGCCAGTGTGCCGATCTTGTTGGCACAATTAGCTGAAGACGGTCGCTTACAACGCGGTCAGCGGCTGGTACTCAGCGGTTTTGGCGGCGGTTTATCCGTTGGCTCGTTGATCGTCACTTATTAA
- a CDS encoding alpha/beta fold hydrolase, producing MTQPILEHDSVAFQAARNAENQLWADFHLKPKTRWFKIAPDDLRVRVLEFGHGDPVLVVPGNTGDPYALAPLLPQLVGYHVFVMARPGGGLSDGFDHEQVDVHNFAVDLFSQVMDKLDLKSAPIIAHSIGAHWATWFALAYPDRVQQLILLGNPGRMLITKTPTLLKMAMMPGLGKWFMKRQIPKSAKRAWGPLHRMGTDPAAVSALPQSFADCVYAFDHLPNYQLATLSLLRTMNQEKYHNALKESQLRELSVPMTLIWGTNDTFANPELGQEIAAVVQHGELLTVNGAGHEPWIDDPKKVGTIVRLRLKENHLRATVSQTSANEW from the coding sequence TTGACGCAACCAATTCTTGAACATGATTCTGTTGCTTTTCAGGCGGCACGAAACGCTGAAAATCAACTCTGGGCTGACTTTCACTTAAAGCCTAAGACGCGCTGGTTTAAAATTGCGCCTGATGATTTGCGGGTTCGGGTCTTAGAGTTTGGTCATGGCGACCCCGTGCTGGTTGTGCCCGGCAATACTGGTGATCCATATGCGCTAGCGCCGTTGTTGCCGCAACTAGTCGGCTATCATGTTTTTGTCATGGCGCGCCCAGGTGGCGGTTTGAGCGATGGATTTGATCATGAGCAAGTAGATGTTCACAATTTTGCCGTGGATTTGTTCAGCCAGGTCATGGATAAGCTTGATCTCAAATCAGCACCGATCATTGCTCATTCGATCGGTGCGCATTGGGCGACTTGGTTTGCGCTGGCTTATCCAGATCGGGTTCAGCAGCTCATTTTACTGGGTAATCCCGGCCGAATGCTTATAACCAAAACACCGACATTGCTCAAAATGGCGATGATGCCAGGTCTTGGTAAATGGTTCATGAAACGTCAAATCCCTAAATCAGCCAAACGCGCTTGGGGACCGCTGCATCGCATGGGGACTGATCCGGCTGCCGTCAGTGCTTTGCCGCAAAGCTTTGCGGACTGTGTTTATGCATTTGATCATTTGCCAAACTATCAGCTGGCAACCTTGTCCTTATTACGGACGATGAATCAAGAAAAGTACCACAATGCATTGAAAGAGTCGCAATTGCGCGAGCTGTCTGTTCCAATGACGTTAATCTGGGGAACGAATGATACCTTTGCGAATCCTGAACTCGGTCAAGAAATCGCCGCTGTCGTGCAACATGGTGAACTGTTAACCGTGAATGGGGCAGGACATGAACCGTGGATTGACGATCCCAAAAAAGTTGGCACCATTGTCCGACTTCGGCTAAAAGAAAACCATTTGCGTGCTACCGTGTCCCAAACATCGGCTAATGAGTGGTAA
- a CDS encoding zinc ribbon domain-containing protein: protein MAETMRYCPNCGFKIPAGTKFCPNCGADLTIFNARVADETDFGREQSQQPAASEPVREQVRGERSRRQRQSGSTSIKKSLVLTDDSFDHFIDWLATHMVYTLIGVMVLFCVFSFSTIAGWVLAVGCAVAIYVVANRRPVASYTSRFNDDDSGDSDDDIWTAPRPAAGQSVPPYPNPYMTQPDNGPMAQQAQKMSNRSPHWWSHLGTTAGQPRRRGGIIWLVYLIASLVAFTAAYAWPFGAGSVATANVGGSLYDLVRSAVTLAETAATNTGVASPQTNLPYLALVLAGIGPVLGLLFGLFRSRGMMRFAGMLGLLGYGALYFAYAPLMSSANNQIQGLLNPGIGFSVGIGAALVMFVTARLLPRD, encoded by the coding sequence TTGGCAGAGACGATGCGTTATTGTCCAAATTGTGGTTTCAAAATACCGGCTGGAACCAAATTCTGTCCGAATTGCGGCGCAGATTTAACAATCTTCAATGCTCGGGTTGCTGACGAGACAGACTTTGGTCGTGAGCAGTCACAACAACCAGCTGCATCTGAACCGGTTCGTGAACAGGTACGAGGAGAACGCTCACGCCGACAGCGGCAAAGTGGTTCAACCAGCATCAAAAAGAGTCTGGTCCTAACTGACGATAGTTTCGATCATTTTATCGATTGGTTGGCAACTCACATGGTGTATACCTTGATCGGAGTCATGGTACTTTTTTGTGTCTTTAGTTTTTCAACGATCGCTGGATGGGTGTTGGCAGTTGGCTGTGCTGTCGCCATTTATGTTGTTGCAAATCGCCGACCAGTGGCGTCTTATACTAGTCGCTTTAACGATGACGATTCAGGCGACTCAGATGATGATATTTGGACAGCGCCGCGGCCAGCAGCGGGGCAATCGGTGCCACCGTATCCTAATCCGTATATGACGCAGCCGGACAATGGCCCGATGGCGCAGCAAGCACAGAAAATGAGCAATCGTTCGCCGCATTGGTGGTCGCACCTTGGAACCACAGCAGGCCAACCGAGACGAAGAGGCGGCATCATTTGGCTGGTTTACTTAATCGCGTCGCTAGTGGCATTTACAGCGGCTTATGCCTGGCCATTTGGTGCTGGCAGTGTCGCCACGGCCAATGTTGGCGGCAGTTTGTATGATCTTGTCCGCAGTGCTGTCACCTTGGCGGAAACTGCTGCAACCAATACTGGCGTCGCTTCGCCTCAAACCAATCTGCCATACTTAGCACTTGTTTTAGCGGGGATAGGCCCAGTGTTAGGCCTTTTGTTCGGACTTTTTCGGTCACGCGGAATGATGCGGTTTGCTGGCATGTTAGGTTTGTTAGGCTACGGGGCCTTATATTTTGCCTATGCGCCGTTGATGAGCAGTGCCAACAACCAAATTCAAGGTTTGCTGAATCCCGGCATCGGGTTTTCTGTCGGTATTGGCGCGGCGTTGGTTATGTTCGTCACCGCCCGGTTGTTGCCCAGAGACTGA
- a CDS encoding 3-hydroxyacyl-ACP dehydratase FabZ family protein, whose translation MTTLNTSTIQALIPNRYPLFYIDHVSELVPDESLVAEKYVSVAEDHLVGYLPDELTMPPTLIIETLAQAASILILKSPKFAGKTAYLGSISKADFSAQVPTGSVLTLAIKMVKVRENMGVVATTASIGDELVCHAELHFVVEANA comes from the coding sequence ATGACAACTTTAAATACCTCAACCATTCAGGCATTAATTCCGAATCGATATCCATTGTTTTATATCGATCATGTGAGTGAGTTAGTGCCTGATGAATCGCTGGTGGCTGAGAAGTATGTCAGTGTTGCGGAGGATCATTTGGTCGGCTATCTACCAGATGAACTAACGATGCCGCCAACACTGATTATTGAAACACTAGCGCAAGCGGCATCCATTTTGATTTTAAAATCGCCAAAGTTTGCTGGCAAAACAGCTTATCTAGGCAGTATCAGTAAAGCTGATTTTTCAGCACAAGTTCCAACTGGCAGTGTACTAACACTGGCGATCAAAATGGTTAAGGTTCGAGAGAATATGGGGGTCGTTGCGACGACTGCCAGTATCGGAGATGAATTGGTTTGCCACGCAGAATTGCATTTCGTGGTAGAAGCCAATGCTTAG
- a CDS encoding iron-containing alcohol dehydrogenase, whose translation MKNFRFQNKTDICFGTGRLDVELHDAVSQFGSRVLFVYGGHSIKKSGLYDTVTGLLADLQLTELPGIEPNPKIDSIRAGQKLAKDQDIDVVLAVGGGSVIDAAKVIASAKFYEGDPWDLVKDRGVTRRKLQQLPVVDILTLAATGSEMNSGSVISNPVTHEKLGTVGPNTPAVSFLDPSLTFTVPARQTAAGSMDILSHLLEQYFDRSKNNDASKGMIEGLMRTVIKWAPIALKQPDNYDARANLMWSATMALNGIVSVANENGWTVHSLEHELSAYYDITHGVGLGILTPRWMSFILTKDATTAEMLAQFGRHVWDLEGDESYAVAQAAIDATFDWISRLGFPMTLPEVGIKDTQHFDAMATAAVANASLETRAYVPLSVEDVETIYQASMTDGLA comes from the coding sequence TTGAAGAATTTTCGATTTCAGAATAAAACCGATATTTGTTTTGGTACAGGCCGATTAGATGTTGAGCTGCACGACGCGGTGAGTCAATTTGGTTCGCGTGTTTTGTTCGTTTATGGTGGCCATTCCATCAAAAAGTCAGGCTTATACGATACCGTGACTGGACTGCTCGCTGATTTGCAGTTAACCGAATTGCCGGGCATTGAGCCGAACCCGAAGATCGATTCTATCCGTGCTGGCCAAAAGCTGGCAAAGGATCAGGATATTGATGTTGTTTTGGCAGTTGGTGGCGGTTCCGTCATTGATGCTGCAAAAGTCATTGCCAGCGCCAAGTTTTACGAAGGCGACCCATGGGATCTTGTCAAAGATCGTGGTGTAACTCGCCGGAAATTGCAGCAATTGCCAGTCGTCGATATTCTGACATTAGCAGCGACAGGCAGTGAGATGAACAGCGGCTCCGTGATTTCAAATCCTGTCACTCATGAAAAGCTCGGCACAGTCGGGCCAAACACACCAGCGGTTTCATTTTTGGATCCGTCACTGACCTTTACTGTGCCAGCCAGACAAACGGCGGCGGGATCAATGGATATTCTTAGTCATTTGCTTGAACAATATTTTGATCGTTCAAAAAATAATGACGCCAGCAAAGGCATGATTGAAGGCTTGATGCGTACAGTTATTAAGTGGGCGCCCATTGCGTTGAAACAACCGGATAACTATGATGCCCGCGCCAACTTAATGTGGAGCGCAACGATGGCGCTAAACGGTATCGTGAGTGTTGCTAACGAAAATGGCTGGACAGTGCATAGCCTTGAACATGAACTATCAGCCTATTATGACATTACCCATGGTGTCGGCCTTGGCATTTTAACACCGCGTTGGATGTCGTTTATTCTGACCAAGGACGCAACGACAGCAGAAATGTTGGCACAATTTGGTCGCCATGTCTGGGATCTTGAAGGTGATGAATCTTATGCCGTGGCGCAAGCGGCTATTGACGCGACCTTTGATTGGATTAGTCGCTTAGGGTTCCCGATGACCTTGCCTGAAGTTGGGATCAAGGATACTCAGCATTTTGATGCCATGGCGACTGCTGCTGTTGCCAATGCTAGTCTTGAAACGCGCGCCTATGTGCCGTTGTCGGTAGAAGATGTCGAAACGATTTATCAAGCATCCATGACAGATGGGCTGGCATAA
- a CDS encoding ABC transporter ATP-binding protein produces the protein MQRSTTMLAAEKRQSTPKKFDFRSFMKLISTIHPHYWQLGLGLLLGLVATAGQLIVPTIAKSLINALGHAVNMNLVIGVVGLFIGSALISAGSGAVLGFFGEDVVAKLRNKLWAKLLVLPVSYFDTTKSGEITSRLVNDSTQVKDLLANSVPRMVTALMQLIGALILMLMMDWKMTAIMFAVVPLVILIFLPVATQSRKIAFSRQENLAAFSGEAGDVLGAVRLVKSSNAEAVEKKTGDARIDRLYRLGLKEAVYDAVAQPVMTTLMMGMIVGVLAYGASRVASGSMNMGTLFAFLMYLTQLIGPFSTLGQFFAETAKASGSTARIDELLQQPEESRTGRPLKDASGQALTMSHVSFSYDQETPVLKDVTVTAAPNQVIAFAGPSGGGKSTIISLLERFYSPDSGHILIGDQDIANLNVEDWREQIGLVGQDATIMAGTIRYNLTYGATRNYTDEELWHVLDMAYAKTFVEAMPQGLDTEVGERGVKVYGGQRQRLAIARAFLRDPKILMLDEATASLDAESEMMVQKALTKLMHGRTTIVIAHRLSTSMNANRIYFIENGTVSGSGTHEDLIKSHPIYREYVKDQFGKAA, from the coding sequence ATGCAACGTTCAACCACGATGCTGGCAGCCGAAAAAAGGCAGTCAACACCAAAAAAGTTCGATTTCCGTAGTTTCATGAAACTAATCAGTACCATTCACCCACATTACTGGCAGCTTGGTCTTGGACTGCTTTTGGGATTAGTGGCAACGGCCGGCCAATTAATTGTGCCAACCATTGCCAAGTCGCTGATTAATGCGTTGGGGCATGCGGTCAACATGAATTTGGTGATTGGCGTTGTCGGGCTGTTTATTGGTTCAGCGTTGATCAGTGCTGGTTCAGGTGCCGTGTTAGGCTTTTTTGGCGAAGATGTCGTTGCCAAATTACGCAATAAGCTGTGGGCCAAGCTTTTGGTATTACCAGTCAGTTATTTCGACACCACCAAGTCTGGCGAAATCACGTCGCGACTGGTGAATGATTCTACTCAAGTCAAGGATTTACTCGCCAACTCGGTACCGCGCATGGTCACAGCCTTGATGCAACTGATCGGTGCGCTGATTTTGATGTTGATGATGGATTGGAAAATGACGGCGATTATGTTTGCCGTTGTGCCGCTTGTTATTCTGATCTTCCTGCCAGTTGCCACTCAGTCGCGTAAGATTGCTTTTTCGCGACAAGAGAATCTGGCAGCTTTTAGTGGCGAGGCTGGGGATGTGTTGGGCGCTGTGCGCTTGGTCAAAAGTTCCAATGCTGAAGCAGTCGAAAAGAAAACCGGTGATGCCCGCATTGATCGTTTGTATCGCTTGGGCTTGAAGGAAGCAGTTTATGACGCGGTTGCCCAGCCAGTAATGACGACATTAATGATGGGTATGATTGTGGGCGTGCTCGCATATGGTGCCAGTCGGGTTGCAAGTGGGTCAATGAATATGGGAACCTTGTTTGCTTTCTTAATGTATCTCACCCAGTTGATTGGGCCTTTTTCAACGCTTGGACAGTTTTTTGCGGAGACAGCAAAAGCGAGCGGGTCAACGGCGCGGATTGATGAGTTACTGCAACAACCTGAGGAAAGTCGTACAGGTCGCCCGCTAAAAGATGCCAGTGGTCAAGCTTTGACAATGTCGCATGTCAGCTTTAGTTATGATCAGGAAACGCCGGTGCTAAAAGATGTCACGGTGACAGCGGCACCTAATCAGGTCATTGCCTTTGCCGGTCCGTCTGGTGGTGGCAAGTCAACGATTATCAGTCTTTTAGAACGCTTCTACTCGCCTGATAGCGGCCACATTTTGATCGGGGATCAGGACATCGCAAATCTGAATGTTGAAGATTGGCGTGAACAGATTGGGCTGGTTGGGCAAGATGCAACAATTATGGCAGGTACCATTCGTTATAACTTGACGTATGGGGCGACGCGCAACTATACAGATGAAGAATTATGGCATGTGCTTGATATGGCGTACGCAAAAACTTTTGTTGAGGCCATGCCGCAGGGACTCGATACTGAAGTCGGCGAACGTGGCGTCAAGGTTTACGGCGGTCAGCGACAGCGACTCGCCATTGCCCGCGCCTTTCTTCGCGATCCCAAGATTTTAATGCTCGATGAAGCAACTGCTAGTCTTGATGCCGAATCGGAAATGATGGTTCAAAAAGCATTAACTAAATTAATGCATGGTCGTACAACGATTGTGATTGCCCATCGACTAAGCACGAGCATGAATGCTAATCGGATCTACTTCATTGAAAATGGCACGGTGAGCGGCAGCGGCACACATGAGGACCTGATCAAGTCGCATCCAATTTATCGCGAGTATGTTAAAGATCAGTTCGGAAAGGCCGCGTAA
- a CDS encoding MarR family winged helix-turn-helix transcriptional regulator, translated as MSQKPSVKRINDKLIRVYTDILRMEEEELRKSQFRDLGIKEMHTIDAIGIHATPSSSDVAKRLHVTQGTLSVAINNLARKGYVERLHLESDKRVVNLRLSRKGRLMYRAHLAFHQKMVASFVKGFTEPQIELIERALDNLNEFIDEYRH; from the coding sequence ATGTCCCAAAAGCCAAGCGTCAAGCGGATCAATGATAAATTGATCAGAGTTTATACCGATATTTTACGAATGGAAGAAGAAGAACTGCGTAAAAGTCAGTTCCGCGATTTAGGCATCAAGGAAATGCATACGATCGATGCGATCGGCATTCATGCGACACCGAGTTCAAGCGATGTTGCTAAACGACTGCATGTCACCCAAGGCACTTTGAGCGTTGCCATCAATAATTTAGCGCGTAAAGGTTATGTCGAGCGGTTGCATCTTGAGTCGGATAAACGCGTTGTGAATTTACGGCTCAGTCGCAAAGGTCGCCTGATGTATCGTGCCCATCTTGCCTTTCATCAAAAAATGGTTGCGAGTTTCGTCAAAGGATTTACCGAGCCACAGATCGAATTGATCGAGCGGGCACTGGATAATCTGAATGAATTTATTGACGAATATCGTCATTAG
- a CDS encoding MarR family winged helix-turn-helix transcriptional regulator, with amino-acid sequence MQSESNISGLIYQLAKLQKYFLNQHLSNLDLNSDQAKVLTFIAANPGANQRQVSVELSRGPASVSNLIKSLIQRGLLEKRMAPHSERERQLFLTDEGETTAEQVRDLFQVLEKAFAANVPDPEALTVTLKQVLKALQ; translated from the coding sequence ATGCAAAGTGAATCGAACATTTCCGGGCTGATTTATCAGCTCGCAAAACTACAGAAGTATTTTTTGAATCAACATTTAAGCAATTTGGATCTCAATAGCGATCAAGCCAAGGTGCTTACTTTTATTGCCGCTAATCCAGGCGCTAATCAACGACAGGTCAGTGTCGAATTAAGTCGGGGACCGGCTAGCGTGTCTAATTTGATTAAAAGTTTGATCCAACGCGGGCTTTTGGAAAAACGAATGGCACCGCACAGCGAACGTGAGCGGCAACTGTTTTTGACTGATGAGGGCGAGACAACCGCCGAGCAAGTTCGTGATTTGTTTCAAGTACTGGAAAAGGCCTTTGCGGCAAACGTGCCTGATCCAGAAGCACTGACGGTGACTCTGAAGCAAGTGTTGAAAGCCTTGCAATAA
- a CDS encoding NUDIX hydrolase — translation MANYIREIRSKVGHMPIFLNAVAGAVVNEQGQLLLQKRTDAGNWSLPGGMMEYGETFVETLQREMKEDAGLLVEPVKALHTFDQGFTTYPNGDQAQIICRFYLVKPVGGSLAEADPKETLALQYFDFDQLPPLFNQQSRDMISFVQAYLQTH, via the coding sequence GTGGCAAATTATATTCGAGAGATTCGCAGCAAAGTCGGACACATGCCGATTTTTTTAAACGCTGTTGCCGGTGCGGTGGTGAACGAGCAGGGACAATTGTTACTGCAAAAACGGACAGATGCCGGTAACTGGAGCTTGCCAGGTGGGATGATGGAGTACGGTGAGACCTTTGTCGAAACCTTGCAACGAGAGATGAAAGAGGATGCCGGTTTACTGGTGGAACCAGTCAAGGCACTGCATACTTTCGACCAAGGATTTACAACTTATCCCAATGGTGATCAGGCCCAAATCATCTGCCGTTTTTATCTCGTCAAACCAGTCGGCGGCAGTTTGGCTGAAGCGGATCCCAAAGAAACGTTGGCCTTGCAATACTTTGACTTTGATCAACTGCCGCCATTGTTTAATCAACAGTCGCGCGACATGATTAGTTTCGTTCAGGCATATTTGCAAACGCACTAA
- a CDS encoding DUF2316 family protein, which produces MSLTIIERRNTKKELAANFNLAGVTLEQAAQDLATTPEHVEAVLQLQVDQIEEPWILRNYLNKQLAAQGKTPLPYSRLQGDPAVHWFLNTDLIAKGRLN; this is translated from the coding sequence ATGTCTTTAACCATCATTGAACGACGCAACACGAAGAAAGAACTGGCAGCTAACTTTAACTTGGCTGGCGTCACACTTGAGCAAGCTGCCCAAGATCTTGCGACCACGCCGGAGCATGTCGAAGCGGTTTTGCAATTGCAGGTTGATCAAATTGAAGAGCCTTGGATTCTTCGGAATTACCTCAACAAGCAACTTGCTGCACAAGGGAAAACGCCACTACCTTACAGCCGCCTACAAGGCGATCCAGCCGTACACTGGTTTTTAAATACTGATTTGATTGCCAAAGGCCGATTAAATTAA
- a CDS encoding alpha/beta hydrolase codes for MHRGKPWVLAGFGVLMFLLIGAFIRHSQSTEPHAPATVSRQRQSAITKQSSRKTQAASTPSQTAPPIAGSTVAQTSSSLAAFTFSAPTLQRSWSYMAYVPAGYDPHKRYPLVLMLHGMDGDDTNLVQLVDSKSLLDEAVNSTGHPAVVVFVDGGNSFYVDSPAEKMQTAIMQDLLPHLKQQFALLSQADAHAVGGVSMGGYGALRLVLAEPQQFRIAAALSPAVWQQVPEAAQSRMPAFLTHGQWDQARWDADQPANMLTADRLAGLKVYLASGQADTTVPFTDVTHFASQLQAVGVTPTTSWSATGTHGFNYWQQALPAAYQWLLQQLPRATTN; via the coding sequence GTGCATCGCGGTAAGCCGTGGGTCTTAGCTGGTTTCGGTGTGTTGATGTTTTTGCTAATAGGAGCATTTATTCGACATTCTCAATCGACGGAGCCGCACGCGCCTGCGACTGTTAGTCGTCAGCGGCAGTCAGCCATAACTAAGCAGTCTAGCAGGAAGACACAAGCAGCATCGACACCGTCACAGACCGCTCCTCCTATTGCGGGTTCAACGGTAGCGCAAACAAGTAGCAGCTTGGCGGCGTTCACCTTTTCCGCGCCAACCCTACAGCGATCTTGGTCATATATGGCCTATGTGCCAGCTGGCTACGATCCGCACAAACGTTATCCATTAGTGCTCATGCTGCACGGCATGGATGGCGATGACACCAATCTGGTCCAGTTAGTGGATTCGAAAAGCTTACTTGATGAAGCTGTTAATTCGACTGGTCATCCAGCAGTGGTGGTGTTTGTGGATGGTGGCAATAGTTTTTACGTTGATTCGCCAGCAGAAAAAATGCAGACGGCAATCATGCAAGATTTACTACCACATTTAAAGCAACAATTTGCGCTTTTATCGCAGGCGGATGCCCATGCGGTTGGCGGCGTGTCGATGGGCGGCTACGGTGCCCTAAGACTGGTGCTAGCCGAACCTCAACAGTTTCGGATCGCCGCGGCTTTGTCGCCTGCAGTTTGGCAGCAGGTACCTGAAGCGGCCCAATCACGAATGCCAGCCTTTTTAACTCATGGCCAATGGGATCAGGCCCGTTGGGATGCCGATCAACCTGCCAACATGCTGACGGCAGACCGACTTGCTGGTTTGAAAGTTTATTTGGCGTCAGGACAAGCTGATACAACTGTGCCATTTACTGATGTCACTCATTTTGCCTCACAGCTTCAGGCAGTGGGGGTGACACCGACTACCAGCTGGTCAGCGACTGGCACACATGGATTTAACTATTGGCAGCAGGCGTTGCCAGCAGCGTATCAGTGGTTGCTGCAACAGCTACCAAGAGCAACAACCAACTAA